The Stenotrophomonas maltophilia genome includes a region encoding these proteins:
- a CDS encoding site-specific integrase produces the protein MERDEQWHRRQAIATGKPWTLEADKYTRKVLAECPERALTAETSDEYRRVYTRLVREGVTAWEKANSAQHWNKLRTACRWAMAEDVRAWRALSEQARKSGDLAHAQQCTAEAWKLAVALDAQFLAAGREAWAAKALKIETEGRKPVDKSKRLSGAPTADTAACALLDSRHRGTRLLERHSERLALLALTGCRPAELMAGVSVKLLRDKHGEPSGIGIEIIGAKVDALRGHEKRRLAFPLSGGGKAVQGLTLLCAERGGHYTLATTDADYRSLNRALQVQGMSCYTFRHAVGSDLKADISEGKATPETAAKIMGHRSTASLMSYGTKRRGRGGQRPRASVSGPIRNVAVTKAARTKARKHKKAKKLKAEAALVGASPVQVPASARAPQTPLAAGLRPRYK, from the coding sequence TTGGAACGCGATGAACAGTGGCACCGCAGGCAGGCCATTGCCACCGGTAAGCCGTGGACATTGGAGGCCGACAAGTACACGCGGAAAGTTCTGGCCGAGTGTCCGGAGCGCGCGCTAACGGCGGAAACGTCAGACGAGTACCGGCGCGTATACACGAGATTGGTACGCGAGGGAGTGACGGCATGGGAGAAGGCGAACAGTGCGCAGCATTGGAACAAGTTGCGCACGGCGTGCCGCTGGGCAATGGCCGAGGATGTGCGGGCATGGCGCGCACTGTCCGAACAGGCGCGCAAATCCGGCGACTTGGCTCATGCCCAACAATGCACCGCAGAAGCATGGAAATTGGCGGTTGCACTTGATGCCCAATTCTTGGCGGCCGGTCGAGAAGCCTGGGCGGCGAAGGCCCTCAAAATAGAAACGGAGGGCCGCAAGCCGGTGGACAAGTCCAAGCGCCTCAGCGGTGCGCCGACAGCCGACACCGCTGCTTGTGCGCTGCTGGACAGCAGGCACCGTGGAACGAGGCTCCTAGAGCGGCACAGCGAGCGTCTGGCGCTGTTGGCGCTGACGGGATGCCGCCCGGCAGAGTTGATGGCCGGGGTTAGTGTGAAATTGTTGAGGGACAAGCATGGAGAGCCCAGCGGCATCGGCATAGAAATAATTGGAGCGAAGGTGGACGCACTACGGGGCCACGAAAAGCGCCGCTTGGCCTTCCCTCTGTCGGGGGGCGGCAAGGCTGTTCAAGGACTTACTCTGTTGTGCGCCGAGCGTGGCGGGCACTACACGCTTGCGACGACAGACGCCGACTATAGAAGTCTCAACCGAGCGCTTCAGGTGCAAGGCATGAGTTGTTACACCTTCCGCCATGCCGTCGGCAGCGATCTGAAAGCAGATATTTCAGAAGGCAAGGCTACGCCGGAGACGGCTGCGAAAATTATGGGCCACCGATCAACCGCGTCCCTCATGTCCTACGGTACAAAGCGGCGCGGCCGGGGTGGTCAGCGGCCTCGCGCGAGTGTGTCCGGACCGATAAGAAACGTGGCGGTAACCAAGGCCGCACGTACCAAAGCAAGAAAGCATAAAAAGGCGAAGAAATTAAAGGCAGAAGCGGCTTTGGTGGGGGCTTCGCCCGTCCAGGTGCCTGCATCTGCGCGGGCACCACAAACGCCACTTGCCGCCGGTCTTCGGCCACGCTACAAATAG
- a CDS encoding DNA adenine methylase — protein sequence MKTTTLFPWPGGKTRLLPHLLPLVADAPHRTYVEAFAGGAALLFAREPAKAEVLNDCHGELVRLYRVVANHLEEFVRQFKWALTSREMFRWCQLQHPDTLTDIQRAARFYYLQRLAWGGKATGQTPGFGRGGKGLNLLRIEEDLSAAHLRLHKVTVEHLAWQQCMAKYDATDTLFFLDPPYWETEGYGTPFGMEQYQELVRQMVGLRGAAILTINDHPTMREVFSQFGCRVVPIRYTIGRQAVQRRELIYTTW from the coding sequence ATGAAGACGACCACGCTGTTCCCCTGGCCGGGCGGGAAGACCCGCCTGCTGCCCCACCTGCTGCCCCTGGTGGCCGATGCCCCCCACCGAACCTACGTCGAGGCCTTTGCCGGCGGAGCTGCTCTCCTGTTCGCGAGAGAGCCGGCCAAGGCAGAAGTGCTGAATGACTGCCACGGCGAGCTGGTACGCCTGTACCGAGTGGTGGCCAACCACCTTGAAGAGTTCGTCCGGCAGTTCAAATGGGCCCTGACGAGCCGGGAAATGTTCCGTTGGTGCCAGCTCCAGCATCCGGACACCCTCACCGATATCCAGCGAGCTGCACGCTTCTACTACCTTCAGCGACTGGCTTGGGGGGGCAAGGCGACCGGCCAGACCCCAGGTTTCGGACGGGGCGGCAAGGGCCTCAATCTATTGCGTATTGAGGAGGATCTGAGCGCCGCACACCTCCGGCTTCACAAGGTCACCGTCGAGCACCTGGCCTGGCAGCAGTGCATGGCCAAGTACGATGCCACCGATACCCTGTTCTTCCTCGACCCGCCGTACTGGGAGACTGAGGGGTATGGCACTCCCTTTGGGATGGAGCAGTATCAGGAGCTGGTCCGGCAGATGGTTGGGCTGCGGGGCGCGGCCATCCTGACGATCAACGACCACCCGACCATGCGGGAGGTGTTCAGCCAGTTCGGGTGCCGAGTGGTGCCGATTCGCTACACGATCGGCCGGCAGGCAGTGCAGCGGCGGGAGTTGATCTACACGACCTGGTAG
- a CDS encoding autotransporter outer membrane beta-barrel domain-containing protein: MFGPTDFAVIEARIVQAHYELTQQSGFLRYFDPNVAAVATRFCPTRDQSAAGNCTAYPGVTFYSDRVVTEAGYVQPGDVLSIDKDVSGDLNPNLAVRGRYTNALANLRYFQQSTPDIRLDDAFGVIRIGKGGVWSLDTASAAQYVVADGGTLRLQQNGWIHHAEAIGARNGGRIELQQGALRSLTVVERGGVLTGHGSLNATIDINEGGTLAPSGIVMRPYSLEALAPGGDDVFTSERFRIGKGRYINLNDGANLAFQVDSQRTAPALTLEEARYFLVEEDRRSGDYNLYGNINRAVLSIAPSARLTLDIKQAFFPAGQQNHLVGTQVDASALQLPVAPCGPSNGEYAGLWCRTATPDTLTRAAPVSDFIEGRFQYVERSGEAGSAVDLTAPGAVFRPRHNSLLSFTVNQTGSGLWLTANPSFDDTRLFGNAPSGDGLGIALQQAAAQRTSSMSGLLGALQFADRDDIARQAGALRGDAHASLRLADTALVGSIGNVVQQHQAASRSGGDADGLAAQAAQTASAQSATTGSRLFNQLAMHLVAPADAGSDAGDAGHNRSFWARGFGSHGRIEGGAGVAGLNHTIGGIALGADTRLADDRVTLGVSLAAADMSTRSSEGAGFSGDVRALDIGGYVDALYSRGYLSAAVRYTDLRHDTRRSIEGIEGLQAPLRAKYSNDAISARVEHAFSFTTGNGVVIQPLLPVIDYMRTSATHFNEGQDAAALIGRSGSLESIRVGAGLQLFKTFDGNNGERITPRARVVWQKELGDTQARYSNGFAAAPDLLFSASSQPVGEQVLAWNLGVTSRASKRLSVMVDYVGERRDGQTQNGIQLGLGYTF; the protein is encoded by the coding sequence ATGTTCGGCCCGACCGACTTCGCGGTCATCGAAGCGCGCATCGTCCAGGCGCACTATGAACTGACCCAGCAGTCGGGCTTCCTGCGCTACTTCGACCCGAACGTGGCGGCCGTGGCCACGCGCTTCTGCCCGACCCGCGACCAGAGCGCGGCAGGCAACTGCACCGCGTATCCCGGTGTCACCTTCTACAGTGATCGCGTCGTTACCGAAGCCGGTTACGTCCAGCCTGGCGACGTGCTTTCCATCGACAAGGACGTGAGCGGAGACCTCAATCCGAACCTGGCCGTGCGCGGGCGCTACACCAATGCGCTGGCCAACCTGCGCTACTTCCAGCAATCGACCCCGGACATCCGGCTGGACGACGCCTTCGGTGTGATCCGCATCGGCAAGGGCGGTGTCTGGTCACTGGATACCGCCTCCGCCGCCCAGTATGTGGTGGCCGATGGCGGCACCCTGCGCCTGCAGCAGAATGGCTGGATCCACCACGCCGAAGCCATCGGCGCCCGCAATGGCGGGCGCATCGAGCTGCAGCAGGGCGCACTGCGCAGCCTGACCGTGGTCGAACGCGGCGGCGTGCTGACCGGACACGGTTCATTGAATGCCACGATCGACATCAACGAGGGCGGAACGCTCGCGCCCTCCGGCATCGTCATGCGCCCCTACTCGCTGGAAGCACTCGCGCCGGGTGGCGACGACGTGTTCACCAGCGAACGCTTCCGGATCGGCAAGGGGCGCTACATCAACCTCAACGATGGCGCGAACCTGGCCTTCCAGGTCGACAGCCAGCGCACCGCACCGGCACTGACGCTGGAAGAAGCCCGCTACTTCCTGGTCGAAGAGGACCGGCGGTCCGGTGACTACAACCTGTACGGCAACATCAACCGCGCCGTGCTGAGCATTGCCCCCAGCGCCAGGCTGACGCTGGACATCAAGCAGGCGTTCTTCCCGGCAGGCCAGCAGAACCATCTGGTCGGAACCCAGGTGGATGCCAGCGCCCTGCAGCTGCCCGTCGCCCCCTGCGGCCCGTCGAACGGTGAGTACGCCGGCTTGTGGTGCCGCACCGCTACGCCCGATACCCTGACCCGCGCAGCACCGGTGTCGGACTTCATCGAAGGGCGCTTCCAGTACGTCGAGCGCAGTGGCGAGGCCGGCAGCGCGGTGGACCTCACCGCTCCCGGCGCCGTATTCCGCCCTCGCCACAATTCACTGCTCAGCTTCACCGTCAACCAGACCGGCAGTGGCCTGTGGCTGACCGCCAATCCCTCCTTCGACGACACACGCTTGTTCGGCAATGCCCCGTCCGGCGACGGCCTGGGCATCGCACTGCAACAGGCGGCTGCACAGCGCACTTCCTCGATGAGCGGACTGCTGGGTGCCCTGCAGTTCGCTGACCGCGATGACATCGCGCGCCAGGCGGGAGCATTGCGCGGCGACGCGCATGCCAGCCTGCGCCTGGCCGATACCGCACTGGTCGGCAGCATCGGCAACGTCGTGCAGCAGCACCAGGCAGCATCGCGCAGCGGTGGCGATGCGGACGGCCTGGCAGCACAGGCCGCGCAGACCGCCTCGGCGCAATCGGCAACGACCGGCAGTCGCCTGTTCAACCAGCTGGCGATGCACCTGGTCGCACCGGCAGATGCAGGCAGTGATGCGGGCGACGCCGGACACAACCGCAGCTTCTGGGCGCGCGGGTTCGGCAGCCATGGCCGTATCGAGGGTGGTGCGGGCGTCGCCGGCCTGAACCACACCATCGGCGGCATCGCGCTTGGTGCCGATACCCGTCTGGCAGACGACCGCGTGACACTGGGCGTGAGCCTTGCCGCGGCCGACATGTCGACCCGGTCCAGCGAAGGTGCAGGATTCAGCGGCGATGTCCGCGCGCTGGATATCGGCGGCTACGTGGACGCGCTCTATTCGCGTGGCTACCTGTCCGCCGCCGTCCGCTACACCGATCTTCGCCACGACACCCGTCGCAGCATCGAGGGGATCGAGGGCCTGCAGGCACCGCTGCGCGCGAAGTACAGCAACGACGCGATTTCCGCGCGCGTGGAGCATGCGTTCTCGTTCACCACCGGCAACGGCGTGGTGATACAGCCGCTGCTGCCGGTGATCGACTACATGCGCACCTCGGCCACGCACTTCAACGAAGGCCAGGACGCAGCCGCACTCATCGGCCGCAGTGGCAGCCTGGAAAGCATCCGCGTAGGCGCCGGCCTGCAGTTGTTCAAGACCTTCGACGGCAACAACGGCGAGCGCATCACCCCGCGGGCCCGCGTGGTCTGGCAGAAGGAGCTGGGCGATACCCAGGCCCGCTACAGCAACGGCTTCGCCGCCGCCCCGGACCTGCTGTTCAGTGCCAGCAGCCAGCCCGTCGGTGAGCAGGTCCTGGCCTGGAACCTGGGCGTGACCAGCCGTGCCAGCAAGCGCCTGTCGGTGATGGTTGATTACGTGGGCGAGCGGCGCGACGGCCAGACCCAGAACGGCATACAGCTGGGGCTGGGCTACACGTTCTGA
- the dnaQ gene encoding DNA polymerase III subunit epsilon: MRQIILDTETTGLEWKKGNRIVEIGCVELFKRRPTGNNYHQYIKPDCEFEQGAQEVTGLTLEFLDDKPEFAQIADEFLAFIDGAELIIHNAAFDLGFLDNELSLLGPQYGKIADRCTVIDTLAMARERFPGQRNSLDALCKRLGVDNSHRALHGGLLDAQILGDVYIALTSGQEEIGFGLGDDDGGGAGAALQAFDTSKLLPRPRVVATPSELEAHAARLERLRKKAGHALWDGPKVEEPASA; the protein is encoded by the coding sequence ATGCGTCAGATCATCCTCGATACCGAAACCACCGGCCTGGAGTGGAAGAAGGGCAACCGCATCGTCGAAATCGGCTGCGTGGAGCTGTTCAAGCGCCGCCCGACCGGCAACAACTACCACCAGTACATCAAGCCGGACTGCGAGTTCGAACAGGGCGCGCAGGAAGTCACCGGCCTGACCCTGGAGTTCCTCGATGACAAGCCTGAATTCGCGCAGATCGCCGATGAGTTCCTGGCGTTCATCGATGGCGCCGAGCTGATCATCCACAACGCGGCGTTCGACCTTGGCTTCCTCGACAACGAGTTGTCGCTGCTGGGGCCGCAGTACGGAAAGATCGCCGACCGCTGCACGGTCATCGATACCCTGGCGATGGCGCGTGAGCGCTTCCCGGGCCAGCGCAACTCGCTGGATGCGCTGTGCAAGCGGCTGGGCGTGGACAACTCGCACCGTGCGCTGCATGGCGGCCTGCTCGATGCGCAGATCCTGGGCGATGTCTATATCGCACTGACCTCGGGTCAGGAAGAGATCGGCTTCGGCCTGGGCGATGACGACGGCGGCGGTGCCGGCGCGGCGTTGCAGGCTTTCGATACCAGCAAGCTGCTGCCGCGTCCGCGCGTGGTGGCTACGCCGTCGGAACTGGAAGCGCACGCTGCGCGGCTGGAACGGCTGCGCAAGAAGGCCGGCCACGCACTGTGGGATGGCCCGAAGGTGGAAGAGCCCGCCAGCGCGTAA
- the rnhA gene encoding ribonuclease HI yields MKTIEIHTDGSCLGNPGPGGWAALLRYKGHERELSGGEAHTTNNRMELMAAISGLETLTEPCNIVLYTDSQYVRQGLTQWMPGWIRKNWKTAGGDPVKNRELWERLHAATLRHQIDWRWVKGHSGDPDNERVDTLARNAAIQIRDASPVN; encoded by the coding sequence TTGAAAACCATCGAAATCCATACCGACGGATCCTGCCTCGGCAATCCCGGCCCCGGCGGCTGGGCTGCGTTGCTGCGCTACAAGGGCCACGAGCGCGAGCTCAGTGGCGGTGAAGCGCATACCACCAACAACCGGATGGAGCTGATGGCGGCCATTTCCGGGCTGGAGACGCTGACCGAGCCGTGCAACATCGTGCTCTACACCGACTCGCAGTACGTGCGGCAGGGCCTGACCCAGTGGATGCCCGGCTGGATCCGCAAGAACTGGAAGACCGCTGGCGGTGATCCGGTGAAGAACCGCGAGCTGTGGGAGCGCCTGCACGCGGCCACGCTGCGGCACCAGATCGACTGGCGTTGGGTGAAGGGCCACTCCGGCGACCCGGACAATGAGCGGGTGGATACCCTGGCCCGCAACGCGGCGATCCAGATCCGCGACGCCAGCCCGGTAAACTGA
- a CDS encoding class I SAM-dependent methyltransferase: MPALQSTRQASQTPWFDSEPAAALRVLERQLLLPQVSALPAQPWLWIAPSAAWLEDAQLGGRGLRLYRQGAGPGYDGDTRCGLPLPLANESVNAIVLQHVTTGDADLLLDECERVLMPGGHLWLSSLNPFSPYRTHWRQHGLVVRTPQRIRLLLGRHGLECDDMRYLGPLWRGAGSRRPGGWAPLRAACLFHAEKRTLALPGPKPLPVRWHGTVAT; this comes from the coding sequence ATGCCCGCGCTGCAGAGCACCCGTCAAGCGAGCCAGACCCCGTGGTTCGACAGTGAGCCGGCGGCGGCACTGCGCGTTCTGGAACGGCAGTTGCTGCTTCCGCAGGTGTCGGCGCTGCCCGCGCAGCCCTGGCTGTGGATCGCGCCGAGTGCGGCCTGGCTGGAGGATGCGCAGCTGGGTGGGCGCGGCCTGCGCCTGTACCGGCAGGGGGCGGGGCCGGGCTATGACGGCGATACCCGCTGCGGGCTGCCCTTGCCCCTGGCCAACGAGAGCGTCAATGCGATCGTGCTGCAGCATGTCACCACCGGCGATGCCGACCTGCTGCTCGACGAGTGCGAGCGCGTATTGATGCCGGGCGGCCATCTGTGGCTGAGCAGCCTCAATCCGTTCAGCCCCTACCGCACGCACTGGCGGCAGCATGGGCTGGTGGTGCGTACGCCGCAGCGGATCCGCCTGCTGCTCGGCCGCCATGGCCTGGAGTGCGACGATATGCGCTACCTCGGCCCGCTCTGGCGCGGTGCCGGCAGCCGTCGCCCGGGGGGCTGGGCGCCATTGCGCGCGGCCTGCCTGTTCCATGCGGAGAAACGCACGCTGGCCCTGCCCGGGCCGAAACCGCTGCCGGTGCGCTGGCACGGCACCGTTGCTACCTGA
- a CDS encoding site-specific integrase: MRLPNYLVLSPTGVYHFRWKVPKRFQGPLGLKVVKRSLGTRDARVAHLQALVLASRYAVALQGGDMAKSVDELLRSAQKGQADFEVVAGPHGYTVKTDGSAQDNAAALETVRLLNAQGVASVGGAPLSASTRIALEMAVEKWSKTLTSGARKTPGQKLEAVKAFVAWKNSTRKRSPARVAMGDLSKTDCAEWVISLKQTPAARTGKPLTDSYIETKTRWLSLFFDWAMAAGYYPKGDNIARGHIKVSKKAKRLQSKKTGWQPFEVAQLKMIFAFPALKAMRRQSSRWVAMIALYTGARSNEIAQLELADFKVVDGVKCIHITTEGADKSLKTEASERTIPIHPDLLALGLWKLVERLQDDGESKLFPNLTFDAKNGPANGPQKAFSHLLSDTLKISARGDGRIGLHSFRKTVIQRMQDGLVGKEFRVAYVGHEGGRDLDDDHSAVYGKKVSPTVLAAQCFPALDWANLGVVKVAALTPLFAPA, translated from the coding sequence ATGCGATTGCCGAACTACCTTGTTCTATCCCCCACTGGGGTCTATCACTTCCGCTGGAAGGTTCCTAAGCGCTTCCAAGGCCCATTGGGCCTCAAGGTGGTCAAGCGCTCGCTCGGTACGCGTGATGCCCGTGTGGCGCATCTGCAAGCCCTTGTGCTCGCCTCCCGCTATGCTGTGGCCCTTCAAGGAGGGGATATGGCAAAGAGCGTGGATGAACTGCTCCGCAGCGCGCAGAAGGGGCAGGCTGACTTTGAAGTAGTAGCCGGTCCTCACGGCTACACAGTCAAAACGGACGGTTCGGCGCAGGACAACGCTGCGGCTTTGGAAACCGTCCGGTTGCTGAACGCGCAAGGGGTGGCCTCTGTTGGCGGTGCGCCGCTGTCCGCGTCCACTCGCATCGCATTGGAGATGGCTGTCGAAAAATGGTCCAAGACCTTGACCAGTGGGGCCCGTAAGACTCCAGGTCAGAAGTTGGAGGCCGTGAAAGCTTTTGTAGCGTGGAAGAACTCCACGCGTAAGCGCTCACCGGCGCGGGTGGCAATGGGCGATCTGTCCAAGACTGATTGCGCGGAATGGGTCATCAGTCTGAAGCAAACTCCCGCAGCGCGGACCGGCAAGCCGTTGACGGATAGTTATATTGAAACAAAGACGCGTTGGCTGTCGCTGTTCTTTGACTGGGCCATGGCGGCAGGCTACTACCCCAAGGGTGACAACATTGCCCGAGGCCATATCAAGGTCAGCAAGAAAGCAAAGCGACTCCAGTCCAAAAAGACCGGTTGGCAGCCTTTTGAAGTCGCCCAACTAAAAATGATTTTCGCTTTCCCAGCACTGAAGGCTATGCGCCGACAGTCATCCCGTTGGGTTGCCATGATCGCGCTGTACACGGGCGCTCGTTCCAATGAAATCGCGCAATTGGAATTGGCCGACTTCAAGGTTGTGGATGGGGTCAAGTGCATCCATATTACGACCGAAGGCGCGGATAAGAGTCTCAAAACGGAGGCCAGTGAAAGGACGATCCCAATACACCCGGACTTGCTCGCGCTGGGGCTGTGGAAGTTGGTCGAAAGGTTGCAAGATGATGGTGAGAGCAAGTTGTTTCCCAATCTGACGTTCGACGCCAAGAACGGCCCGGCCAATGGCCCTCAAAAGGCGTTCAGTCATCTGCTGAGCGATACGCTGAAAATCTCCGCTCGTGGCGATGGGCGTATTGGACTGCACAGTTTCCGCAAGACAGTCATTCAGCGGATGCAAGATGGCTTGGTGGGCAAGGAGTTTCGTGTCGCCTACGTCGGACACGAAGGAGGCCGTGACCTTGATGACGATCATTCGGCGGTCTATGGGAAGAAGGTGTCCCCGACCGTCTTGGCTGCGCAGTGTTTTCCAGCACTGGACTGGGCAAATTTGGGTGTGGTAAAAGTGGCGGCGCTGACGCCTCTGTTTGCTCCTGCCTAA
- a CDS encoding PP2C family protein-serine/threonine phosphatase, whose translation MIEFGHLTHPGMRRELNEDTYYGDSELALWLVADGMGGHACGEVASALARETIVREIRRGAPLAQAIRTADEEIIRASRRRNDTLPMGTTVVAARVQGNRYEVAWVGDSRAYLWRDGQLAQLSQDHSVVQELVAQGNLTAEQARAHPHRNVVTQALGVTDPAHLNVATTSGELRPGMQLLLCSDGLTEEVDDRGIARTLAFEDASAQECVDTLVAAALDGGGRDNISVILVRCH comes from the coding sequence ATGATCGAATTCGGACACCTCACCCACCCCGGCATGCGCCGCGAGCTCAACGAGGACACCTACTACGGTGACAGCGAGCTGGCCCTGTGGCTGGTGGCCGACGGCATGGGCGGGCATGCCTGCGGCGAAGTGGCCAGTGCACTGGCACGCGAAACCATCGTGCGCGAGATCCGCCGCGGCGCACCGCTGGCACAGGCCATCCGCACTGCCGACGAAGAGATCATCCGCGCCTCGCGCCGGCGCAACGACACGTTGCCGATGGGCACCACCGTGGTCGCCGCGCGTGTGCAGGGCAACCGCTATGAAGTGGCCTGGGTCGGCGACAGCCGCGCCTACCTGTGGCGCGACGGCCAGCTGGCGCAGCTCAGCCAGGACCACAGCGTGGTGCAGGAACTGGTCGCACAGGGCAACCTGACCGCCGAGCAGGCCCGCGCGCATCCGCACCGCAACGTGGTCACCCAGGCACTGGGCGTGACCGATCCAGCCCACCTGAACGTGGCCACCACCAGTGGTGAGCTGCGTCCGGGCATGCAGCTGCTGCTGTGCAGTGACGGTCTCACCGAGGAAGTGGATGACCGCGGCATCGCCCGCACCCTGGCATTCGAAGATGCCAGCGCGCAGGAATGCGTGGATACGCTGGTCGCCGCCGCACTCGACGGCGGTGGCCGTGACAACATCAGCGTGATCCTGGTGCGCTGCCATTAA
- the gloB gene encoding hydroxyacylglutathione hydrolase — translation MRLTALPAFADNYIWTLIADDGTAVVVDPGDAAPVLALADQGLRVDTILLTHHHDDHIGGVPALQARFPGVRVIAPVEERIPTATERVGEGERVQALGRTFHVLSVPGHTRSHIAFHTAEHLFSGDSLFSLGCGRLFEGTPSQLLASMRKLGTLPAQLLLCCAHEYTVSNAVFARHVDPANAALWQRQEEALAMRRDDRSTLPVTLANEFDCNPFLRVHAAPIRASVSAHLGRDVVDDVDVMAGLRHWKDGFRA, via the coding sequence ATGCGACTGACTGCCCTGCCCGCATTTGCGGATAACTACATCTGGACGCTGATCGCCGACGATGGCACTGCCGTGGTCGTCGACCCCGGCGATGCCGCGCCAGTGCTCGCACTGGCCGATCAGGGCCTGCGCGTGGACACGATCCTGCTCACCCACCACCACGACGACCACATCGGTGGCGTGCCCGCACTGCAGGCTCGTTTTCCCGGTGTACGGGTCATCGCGCCGGTCGAAGAGCGCATCCCCACGGCCACCGAACGCGTCGGCGAAGGTGAACGCGTTCAGGCACTGGGCCGGACGTTCCACGTACTATCCGTGCCCGGGCATACCCGCAGCCACATCGCGTTTCACACTGCTGAACATCTTTTCAGCGGAGATTCGTTGTTCAGCCTGGGCTGTGGACGTCTGTTCGAAGGTACGCCGTCCCAGCTGCTGGCATCGATGCGCAAGCTGGGTACCTTGCCCGCGCAACTGCTGCTTTGTTGCGCCCACGAGTACACCGTGTCAAATGCCGTCTTCGCGCGGCATGTCGACCCCGCCAACGCTGCCCTGTGGCAGCGCCAAGAGGAGGCTTTGGCCATGCGCCGCGATGACCGTTCCACCCTGCCGGTAACCCTGGCCAACGAATTCGACTGCAATCCCTTCCTGCGTGTGCACGCGGCGCCGATCCGTGCGTCGGTCTCGGCACACCTGGGCCGTGACGTCGTTGACGACGTCGACGTGATGGCCGGTCTCCGGCACTGGAAAGACGGCTTCCGCGCATGA